The following proteins come from a genomic window of Bacteroidales bacterium:
- a CDS encoding T9SS type A sorting domain-containing protein, which translates to MKKIFIFLWALTFSSSLLFAQWVNLGLNNLNVTKIQIYSDTAYAATSDGFYKKCISNSDTIWTTFGLQGKEVIDFISFNNQEIIASVYEQFVSIYKTTDGGTNWIDFQNGFGGTSGSNICLSLDAHPLYPDTIYARNSYAVAKSTDKGQSWQCVYENWGAVGYQSRVVQIDRNNPNIIWAGGELSLFQAYLLKSTDYGNTWQFIANEINPEENNASNCFFINQNNSDDVFVGMEGRIMRSLNGGSSWLTIFEPATYDYIYDVEVSPNNSNLIYAVGSENGTAHGDLLFYKSYDLGTTWDTIRYLDGSGVYLVADVEIVKNGNTDELFFASERGVYKYSNSGTNIDIKNSLIPISIYPNPTTGIITIEEKDIQLVEIKNINGQTIVQYPTFDNICIIDLSKQPKGIYFVIVHSSDFIKFKKIIVQ; encoded by the coding sequence ATGAAGAAAATATTTATTTTTTTATGGGCACTTACTTTTTCAAGTAGCCTATTATTTGCTCAATGGGTCAATCTTGGACTTAATAATTTGAATGTGACAAAAATTCAAATCTATTCGGATACAGCTTATGCTGCAACGTCTGACGGGTTCTATAAAAAATGCATAAGCAATAGTGATACAATATGGACAACTTTTGGACTTCAGGGGAAAGAGGTAATTGATTTTATATCGTTTAATAATCAGGAAATTATTGCTTCTGTATATGAGCAGTTTGTTTCAATTTATAAAACAACAGATGGTGGAACAAATTGGATTGATTTTCAAAATGGTTTCGGAGGCACATCCGGTTCCAACATTTGTTTATCTCTTGATGCTCACCCTTTATATCCGGATACAATCTATGCCAGGAACTCTTATGCTGTTGCTAAATCAACAGATAAAGGTCAAAGCTGGCAATGTGTTTATGAAAATTGGGGAGCTGTGGGATACCAGTCGCGGGTAGTTCAAATTGACAGGAATAATCCTAATATTATCTGGGCTGGTGGAGAACTTAGTTTGTTTCAGGCATACTTATTAAAGTCAACTGATTATGGCAATACATGGCAGTTTATTGCTAATGAAATAAACCCTGAAGAAAATAATGCTTCAAATTGTTTTTTTATTAATCAAAATAATTCGGATGATGTTTTTGTGGGAATGGAAGGTAGAATTATGCGTTCATTAAATGGTGGAAGTAGTTGGCTAACTATCTTTGAACCTGCTACTTATGACTACATCTATGATGTTGAAGTTAGCCCGAATAATTCTAATTTAATTTATGCTGTTGGAAGCGAAAACGGAACAGCACATGGAGACTTATTGTTTTATAAAAGTTATGATTTAGGGACTACATGGGATACAATAAGATATTTAGATGGTTCGGGTGTTTATCTTGTTGCTGACGTAGAAATTGTGAAAAATGGAAATACTGATGAATTATTTTTTGCTTCTGAACGAGGAGTTTATAAGTATTCAAATTCAGGCACAAATATTGACATAAAAAATAGCTTAATTCCAATTAGTATTTACCCAAATCCAACAACAGGAATAATTACAATTGAAGAAAAAGACATACAATTAGTTGAGATAAAAAATATTAATGGTCAAACAATTGTTCAATATCCAACTTTCGACAATATATGTATTATTGATTTAAGCAAGCAGCCGAAAGGAATTTATTTTGTTATAGTTCACTCCTCCGACTTTATAAAATTTAAAAAAATAATTGTGCAATAA
- a CDS encoding glycoside hydrolase family 97 protein, whose amino-acid sequence MKKLILLPIILICCLTKGFPQQTLKSPNNRIEVVVKVENEISYSVSLNGILLIKRAEIDLIFDAKPVYSMTQKYNSSSKKINEIVTPVVSYKDSQIKNEYNLLRLDFDNNYSVEFRAFNDGVAYRHITKIDKEVEVNETANFTFNDNYKLWASPIKGYQSSYEVPYQQLNISEFHDSMNTYLPLLIEDNEGHKILMTEADIYDYPHMFLKNAGGKNQLNAIFPPFPIETKLIGDRGSKITKEADYIAKTNAKRTFPWRVMIITEKDAQLVESNLVYLLSRDKLIDNTSWIKPGRVSWDWWNASNLYGVDFKSGINTETYKYFIDFASNNGLEYIILDEGWSISTRDLSKPNPELNLDGLIEYGNKKNVKIILWATWRALNEQWYVLDHFRDWGIAGIKIDFMNRADQWMINFYEKAVKEAAKRELLVDFHGAFKPVGLRRAYPNVVSFEGVCGLEHNKWSKRITPEHDVTLPFIRMVCGPMDYTPGAMRNFHSDKFTINFFRPGSQGTRCHQIALFIVYESGIQMFADSPSNYEREQETTDFLSSVPVTWDEIKVLEAKVGEYIIVARRNGKKWFVGGLTNNIEREFTLDLSFLESKAYKATIMQDGINADRFAEDYQILEQNVSKDTKFKIKMIKGGGFAMRIE is encoded by the coding sequence ATGAAAAAATTAATATTACTACCAATTATTTTGATTTGTTGCTTAACAAAAGGTTTTCCACAACAAACTTTAAAATCACCAAATAACAGGATAGAAGTTGTAGTAAAGGTAGAAAATGAAATATCATATTCAGTATCGCTAAACGGGATATTATTAATTAAAAGAGCTGAAATTGATTTGATTTTTGATGCTAAACCTGTTTATTCAATGACTCAAAAATATAACTCATCCTCAAAAAAAATCAATGAAATTGTAACTCCGGTTGTTTCATACAAAGATAGCCAAATAAAGAATGAGTATAATCTTCTTCGTTTAGATTTTGACAATAATTACAGTGTCGAGTTTAGAGCATTCAACGACGGAGTAGCTTATCGTCATATAACGAAAATAGATAAGGAAGTTGAAGTAAACGAAACGGCAAATTTTACTTTTAATGATAACTATAAACTATGGGCATCACCGATAAAAGGTTATCAAAGCAGCTATGAAGTCCCTTACCAACAGCTTAACATCTCTGAATTTCATGATTCGATGAATACTTATCTTCCTTTACTTATTGAAGATAATGAAGGACATAAAATTTTAATGACAGAAGCCGATATTTATGATTATCCGCACATGTTTTTGAAAAACGCCGGTGGTAAAAATCAATTGAATGCCATTTTCCCTCCTTTTCCTATAGAAACAAAACTAATTGGTGATAGAGGCAGTAAAATTACCAAAGAGGCAGATTACATTGCGAAAACAAATGCAAAGAGGACCTTCCCATGGCGTGTAATGATAATTACTGAAAAAGATGCACAACTGGTTGAATCAAATCTTGTTTATCTATTATCAAGAGATAAGCTTATAGACAATACTTCATGGATTAAACCCGGAAGGGTATCCTGGGACTGGTGGAATGCATCAAATTTATATGGCGTTGATTTTAAATCGGGAATAAATACCGAAACCTATAAATATTTCATTGACTTTGCTTCAAATAATGGATTGGAGTACATTATCTTAGATGAAGGATGGTCTATATCTACGCGTGATTTGAGTAAGCCAAACCCGGAACTGAATTTGGATGGACTTATTGAATATGGAAACAAAAAAAATGTAAAGATTATTTTATGGGCAACCTGGCGAGCTTTAAATGAACAATGGTATGTACTTGACCATTTTCGGGACTGGGGAATTGCAGGAATAAAAATTGATTTTATGAATCGTGCAGATCAATGGATGATCAATTTTTATGAAAAGGCGGTCAAGGAAGCAGCCAAACGTGAATTATTGGTAGATTTTCATGGTGCATTTAAACCTGTAGGATTAAGGCGTGCTTATCCTAATGTTGTCTCTTTTGAAGGTGTTTGTGGCTTGGAGCATAACAAATGGTCAAAAAGAATTACCCCTGAGCATGATGTTACCCTGCCATTTATAAGAATGGTATGTGGTCCGATGGATTATACCCCCGGTGCTATGCGTAATTTCCATTCCGACAAGTTTACTATAAATTTCTTTCGCCCCGGAAGTCAAGGTACCCGCTGCCATCAAATAGCCCTGTTTATCGTATATGAAAGTGGGATACAAATGTTTGCCGACAGTCCGTCAAACTATGAACGGGAACAGGAAACTACTGATTTTCTGTCAAGTGTACCTGTAACATGGGATGAAATAAAAGTTTTAGAAGCGAAAGTAGGGGAATACATAATTGTTGCCCGTCGAAATGGTAAAAAATGGTTTGTTGGAGGCTTAACAAATAATATAGAACGAGAATTCACCCTTGATTTATCATTTCTCGAATCTAAAGCTTATAAAGCTACTATTATGCAAGATGGTATCAATGCAGATAGATTTGCCGAAGATTATCAAATTTTAGAGCAAAATGTTTCTAAAGACACAAAATTTAAAATTAAAATGATAAAAGGAGGCGGTTTCGCAATGCGAATTGAATAA
- a CDS encoding six-hairpin glycosidase-like protein: MKKLAVLIYVTLVLQLSFVYSQTNLKEKENKNYWKITDKRSIVWNVSQEDSLPHADNIEMAGQKVASIIYYKIDKNKQLSLERDIIFPQLRTYINTSQSGWKKYRAYLRHTYSDDILPVILHKGKTLVPGPVDSVEIEGKLIFYHQPVQDIRIQRTLLPSMKERFFIEKWELQNISGETQQLQIGNTLFEQHEKGFKGNYTRRVFSDASGEISLKANETYSFAVYFVAGIDDEPLDGYSYEQAELQRDSFLIEMRENLILETPNEIINTLFYFSKIRAAENIFDSKMGLVHSPGGGNYYVGIWANDQAEYSGPFFPYLGYKEGNIAAYNCYKWFKKNLPEDYSPMTSSFEMEGDLTCCGLDRGDAAMMAYGTSQFALLKGDKDIALELWPLIEWSLEYCHRMKNSQGVVRSETDEMEGRISTGEANLATSSLYYGGLRYASYLSKEIGKIEASKIYDSRADELAIAIENFFGSNIEDIETYRYFDGNVYFRHWICLPLVMGINNRKEGTINALLNKLWTEDGVLVELNPEANQSNVFWDRGTLYALRGTFKAGATELSLKKLTAFSEKRLLGKHVPYVIEAYPENNMRHLSAESALYCRVFTEGLLGFEPTSFKSFTIFPFLPENWENFCIEKIRAFNTTIGIKLKQTKNGIQVTVYNRNKKIYDQIITSGDKISINL; this comes from the coding sequence ATGAAAAAATTAGCAGTATTAATATATGTAACCCTGGTTCTTCAACTTTCATTTGTCTATTCCCAAACGAACCTTAAAGAAAAAGAAAATAAGAATTACTGGAAAATAACAGATAAAAGAAGTATTGTCTGGAATGTAAGTCAGGAAGATAGTCTGCCCCATGCAGATAACATTGAAATGGCAGGGCAGAAGGTGGCATCTATCATTTACTATAAAATTGACAAGAATAAACAACTTTCCCTGGAAAGAGACATTATATTCCCTCAATTAAGAACATATATCAATACCTCACAATCTGGATGGAAAAAATACAGGGCTTATTTGCGCCATACTTATTCAGATGATATACTACCTGTTATTTTGCATAAGGGAAAAACGTTGGTGCCGGGCCCTGTAGACTCTGTGGAAATCGAAGGAAAACTAATATTTTACCACCAGCCGGTTCAGGACATTCGCATTCAAAGGACATTATTACCCTCAATGAAAGAACGATTTTTTATTGAGAAATGGGAACTACAAAATATAAGCGGAGAAACGCAACAATTGCAAATAGGGAATACCTTGTTTGAACAACATGAGAAAGGTTTTAAAGGTAATTACACTCGAAGAGTTTTTTCTGATGCTTCAGGCGAAATTAGTCTTAAAGCTAATGAAACTTATAGTTTTGCAGTATATTTTGTAGCAGGTATTGATGATGAACCTCTTGATGGTTACAGTTATGAGCAAGCAGAGTTACAAAGGGATAGTTTTTTGATAGAAATGCGGGAAAACCTCATTCTTGAAACGCCGAATGAAATCATTAACACCCTATTCTATTTTTCTAAAATAAGGGCAGCAGAAAACATATTCGACTCAAAAATGGGACTTGTTCATTCGCCGGGTGGAGGTAATTACTATGTAGGTATTTGGGCAAATGACCAGGCTGAATATAGTGGACCGTTTTTTCCCTATCTTGGATATAAGGAAGGAAACATAGCCGCCTATAATTGCTATAAATGGTTCAAAAAAAATCTTCCGGAGGATTATTCACCAATGACATCCTCCTTTGAAATGGAAGGCGATTTGACCTGTTGCGGATTAGATAGGGGAGATGCAGCTATGATGGCTTATGGTACATCGCAATTTGCATTGCTAAAGGGTGATAAAGACATTGCCCTGGAGCTTTGGCCCCTGATTGAATGGAGTCTGGAATATTGCCATAGAATGAAAAACTCACAAGGCGTAGTACGTTCAGAAACAGATGAAATGGAAGGGCGTATCTCAACAGGGGAGGCAAATTTAGCCACATCATCCCTTTACTACGGTGGTCTGAGATATGCATCTTATTTATCAAAAGAAATTGGCAAAATTGAGGCTTCAAAAATTTACGATAGCAGAGCAGATGAACTTGCTATTGCCATTGAAAACTTTTTTGGATCAAATATCGAAGATATTGAAACCTATCGGTATTTTGATGGTAACGTATATTTCAGACACTGGATATGTTTACCTCTGGTAATGGGAATCAACAACAGGAAAGAAGGTACAATAAATGCCCTGCTCAACAAATTGTGGACAGAGGATGGTGTTTTGGTAGAGTTAAACCCTGAAGCAAATCAGTCCAACGTTTTTTGGGATAGGGGTACATTATATGCTTTAAGAGGAACATTTAAAGCAGGTGCTACAGAATTATCACTTAAGAAACTAACTGCATTTTCTGAAAAAAGACTTTTAGGAAAACATGTCCCATATGTAATCGAAGCATATCCTGAAAACAATATGCGGCATCTTTCCGCAGAAAGTGCGCTTTATTGCAGGGTATTTACAGAAGGTCTTCTTGGCTTTGAACCTACAAGTTTCAAATCATTTACCATATTTCCATTCTTACCGGAGAATTGGGAAAATTTTTGTATTGAAAAAATCAGGGCATTTAATACCACAATAGGAATAAAGCTTAAACAAACAAAAAATGGAATTCAAGTAACTGTATACAACCGGAACAAAAAAATATATGATCAGATAATTACTTCCGGAGATAAAATAAGTATCAATTTATAA
- a CDS encoding glycoside hydrolase family 27 protein, translating to MKNLTFILFMLTVNLYGQKFQNLAKTPPMGWNSWNHFECNNVNEQVIKDMADAMVSSGMKDAGYEYIIIDDCWQVGRDSEGKIIVDSIKFPGGMKYLSDYIHSKGLKFGIYSDAGTYTCAGRPGSKTYEKQDAESYAEWAVDYLKYDWCYTEGQDPVKSYTIMRDAIYEAGRPVVFSICDWGYSKPWEWAGEVGHLWRTTLDIADRWDGTRWGNNLGWINILEKQVGLEKYAGPGHWNDPDMLEIGNDGLTLNEARAHFTMWCMLAAPLITGNDLKNMSNDIRNILINKELIAIDQDPLGKQGFKIYDEGNFEIWQKPLSNGEIAICLLNLEIKDKDYTINWSKIKIKNLSGSYKVKNLWENKFTGNTEKAYSVKIPARDVLIFKLIKSNE from the coding sequence TAATGTCAATGAACAGGTAATTAAAGACATGGCTGATGCAATGGTTTCAAGCGGAATGAAAGATGCCGGATACGAATATATTATTATAGATGATTGTTGGCAAGTTGGAAGAGACTCTGAAGGTAAAATAATTGTTGATTCCATAAAATTCCCAGGCGGAATGAAGTACCTTTCAGACTATATTCATTCAAAAGGCTTGAAGTTCGGAATTTATTCTGACGCCGGTACCTATACTTGTGCGGGTAGACCAGGAAGCAAAACTTACGAAAAGCAGGATGCAGAATCTTATGCTGAATGGGCTGTAGACTATTTAAAATATGATTGGTGTTATACTGAAGGACAAGACCCTGTAAAATCCTATACGATTATGAGAGATGCTATATACGAAGCAGGAAGACCTGTTGTTTTTAGTATTTGTGATTGGGGATATTCAAAACCATGGGAATGGGCTGGTGAAGTAGGGCATCTTTGGAGAACAACATTGGATATTGCTGATCGTTGGGATGGAACAAGATGGGGAAATAATCTTGGCTGGATAAATATTTTAGAGAAACAAGTTGGACTTGAAAAATATGCAGGACCTGGACATTGGAATGATCCGGACATGTTAGAAATAGGAAATGATGGGTTAACACTTAATGAAGCAAGAGCTCACTTTACTATGTGGTGTATGCTCGCTGCTCCTTTAATAACAGGGAATGATTTGAAAAATATGTCAAACGATATTAGAAATATTCTGATTAACAAAGAATTAATAGCTATTGACCAAGATCCATTAGGAAAGCAGGGATTCAAAATATATGATGAGGGAAATTTTGAAATTTGGCAAAAGCCATTGTCAAATGGAGAAATAGCTATTTGTTTGTTAAATCTTGAAATTAAGGACAAAGATTACACTATTAATTGGAGCAAAATCAAGATAAAAAATCTTTCAGGTAGTTATAAAGTAAAAAATCTTTGGGAAAATAAATTCACCGGAAATACTGAAAAAGCATATTCAGTAAAAATACCTGCACGAGATGTTTTAATATTCAAACTTATTAAATCAAATGAATAA